In Gemmatimonadetes bacterium T265, one DNA window encodes the following:
- a CDS encoding MFS transporter, with protein sequence MSDPRADLRVSGVGESDRRVFRSLASYNFRVWSAGALLSNVGTWMQRIAQDWLVLTELTRHDAAAVGLVTALQFAPQLLLLPWTGYAADHVDRRKLLVATQGAMGALALGLGLLTRAGVVRVWHVYGFAFLLGCAAAFDAPARQTFVADMVGEADLPNAVALNSASFNASRLVGPAVAGLLIGAVGTGWVFLLNAASFVAVLGSLGLMRAGELHAVHAPSAPPARDRAGTRRGGLADAVRYVRERPDLTALCVMLCLFGTFGLNFPVFISSMAVSVFHAGAGGFGLLTSAMAVGSVTGALLAARRERPSVPLIAAGAGVFGVGYALAAVMPSYHLFGLALVLVGAASQTVTTSTTSLVQLSTEPAMRGRVMALLLTVALGGQPVGAPLVGWIANTFGPRWALGVGAAAGFATAAVGLAYLARSGGLRLRAGRPHLGVDRPGGTRPATPRGRS encoded by the coding sequence CGGCCGGCGCGCTGCTCTCCAACGTCGGCACCTGGATGCAGCGCATCGCCCAGGACTGGCTCGTGCTCACGGAGCTCACCCGCCACGACGCGGCGGCGGTGGGGCTCGTGACCGCGCTCCAGTTCGCGCCGCAGCTGCTCCTGCTCCCCTGGACGGGTTACGCGGCCGACCACGTCGACCGGCGCAAGCTCCTGGTCGCCACCCAGGGTGCGATGGGCGCCCTGGCGCTCGGGCTCGGGCTGCTGACGCGCGCCGGCGTCGTCCGGGTCTGGCACGTCTACGGGTTCGCCTTCCTGCTCGGGTGCGCGGCCGCGTTCGACGCGCCCGCCCGGCAGACGTTCGTCGCCGACATGGTCGGCGAGGCGGACCTGCCGAACGCGGTCGCGCTGAACTCCGCGTCGTTCAACGCGTCGCGGCTGGTCGGGCCGGCCGTCGCGGGGCTGCTCATCGGCGCGGTCGGTACCGGCTGGGTGTTCCTGCTCAACGCGGCGTCGTTCGTCGCCGTGTTAGGCTCGCTCGGGCTCATGCGCGCCGGCGAGCTGCACGCGGTGCATGCGCCGAGCGCCCCGCCCGCGCGGGACCGGGCCGGGACGCGGCGGGGCGGCCTCGCCGACGCGGTCCGCTACGTGCGCGAACGGCCGGACCTGACCGCGCTGTGCGTCATGCTGTGCCTGTTCGGCACCTTCGGGCTGAACTTCCCGGTGTTCATCTCCAGCATGGCGGTGAGCGTGTTCCACGCCGGTGCCGGCGGTTTCGGACTGCTGACGTCGGCCATGGCGGTCGGGTCGGTCACGGGCGCGCTGCTCGCCGCCCGGCGCGAGCGGCCGAGCGTTCCGCTGATCGCCGCGGGCGCGGGCGTCTTCGGCGTCGGGTACGCGCTCGCCGCGGTGATGCCGAGCTACCACCTGTTCGGGCTCGCGCTCGTGCTCGTCGGCGCCGCGTCGCAGACGGTCACGACCTCGACGACGAGCCTCGTGCAGCTGTCCACCGAGCCCGCCATGCGCGGGCGGGTGATGGCGCTCCTGCTCACCGTGGCCCTCGGCGGCCAGCCGGTCGGCGCGCCGCTCGTCGGCTGGATCGCCAACACCTTCGGCCCGCGCTGGGCGCTCGGCGTCGGCGCCGCGGCCGGGTTCGCCACCGCGGCGGTCGGTCTCGCGTACCTGGCGAGGTCCGGCGGCCTGCGGCTCCGCGCCGGACGGCCGCACCTCGGCGTGGACCGACCCGGCGGAACGCGCCCCGCGACGCCGCGCGGGCGGTCGTGA
- the yagT gene encoding aldehyde dehydrogenase iron-sulfur subunit (frameshifted, insertion at around 1180488), whose product MPNEPRRAPDVVLAVDGARHQLDALDAHTTLLDCLRDRLHLTGAKKGCGHGQCGACTVLVDGARVLSCLTLAVMQEGRQITTVAGLAAAGGAICADPDALHPMQAAFIAHDAFQCGYCTPGQIVSAVAVLDEARRGDASYVTADLRPSGRPVPLSDDEIRERMSGNLCRCGAYANIVAAIREVDAASGVAGGGT is encoded by the coding sequence ATGCCCAACGAACCGCGGCGCGCGCCGGACGTCGTGCTCGCCGTGGACGGCGCGCGGCACCAGCTCGACGCACTCGACGCGCACACGACGCTCCTCGACTGCCTGCGCGACCGCCTGCACCTGACGGGCGCCAAGAAGGGGTGCGGCCACGGCCAGTGCGGCGCGTGCACCGTGCTCGTCGACGGCGCGCGCGTGCTCTCCTGCCTCACGCTGGCCGTGATGCAGGAGGGGCGGCAGATCACGACCGTCGCGGGGCTGGCCGCGGCGGGAGGCGCCATCTGTGCCGACCCGGACGCGCTCCACCCGATGCAGGCCGCCTTCATCGCGCACGACGCCTTCCAGTGCGGCTACTGCACGCCGGGGCAGATCGTCTCGGCGGTCGCCGTCCTCGACGAGGCCCGGCGCGGCGACGCGAGCTACGTCACCGCGGACCTGCGGCCGAGCGGGCGCCCGGTCCCCCTCTCCGACGACGAGATCCGCGAGCGCATGTCGGGCAACCTCTGCCGCTGCGGCGCCTACGCCAACATCGTCGCCGCGATCCGCGAGGTCGACGCGGCGTCCGGCGTCGCCGGGGGCGGGACGTGA
- a CDS encoding AraC family transcriptional regulator → MQDYSFVAAEGARAENARGANAPTFAPASLRCRDALPSTVLASSRAAGWTSVLVEHHRVRPTEEPFETRATSDQTLVVMTRGEQALESFNGGVWRRAVYRAGTIGMTPGGKTDRLRRRVGRTTAPFEKLNLYVPPHFFREAAEHYRRAGRRYDDAPPSVLAFHDALVAETVVALARAMAAGAPDLYAQAAAQWLAAHLLAAHGAGPHVDESRRDPGVISDRRLARVVEYMSAHVAEPLTLDRLAAEAGVSKFHFARLFRARTGAPPHAFLVELRVGAARRLLATTDLDVAEVAAACGFARPTHFATAFARRAGVSPTAFRRRARG, encoded by the coding sequence GTGCAGGACTACTCGTTCGTCGCAGCCGAGGGGGCCCGCGCCGAGAACGCGCGGGGCGCGAACGCCCCAACCTTCGCGCCGGCGAGCCTGCGCTGCCGCGACGCGCTCCCGTCGACGGTGCTCGCGTCCAGCCGCGCCGCCGGCTGGACGTCGGTGCTCGTCGAGCACCACCGCGTGCGGCCGACCGAGGAGCCGTTCGAGACCCGCGCGACCTCCGACCAGACGCTCGTCGTGATGACGCGCGGCGAGCAGGCGCTCGAGTCGTTCAACGGCGGCGTGTGGCGGCGGGCCGTCTACCGGGCCGGGACGATCGGGATGACGCCGGGCGGGAAGACGGACCGCCTGCGCCGGCGCGTGGGCCGCACGACGGCGCCGTTCGAGAAGCTGAACCTGTACGTGCCGCCGCACTTCTTCCGCGAGGCCGCCGAGCACTACCGGCGCGCCGGACGGCGCTACGACGACGCGCCACCCTCGGTCCTCGCCTTCCACGACGCGCTCGTGGCCGAAACAGTCGTCGCGCTGGCGCGGGCGATGGCCGCGGGCGCGCCCGACCTGTACGCGCAGGCGGCCGCGCAGTGGCTCGCCGCCCACCTGCTCGCCGCACACGGCGCGGGGCCGCACGTCGACGAAAGCCGGCGCGACCCGGGCGTGATCTCCGACCGGCGGCTCGCGCGCGTGGTCGAGTACATGAGCGCGCACGTCGCGGAGCCGCTGACGCTGGACCGGCTCGCGGCGGAGGCGGGGGTGAGCAAGTTCCACTTCGCCCGGCTATTCCGCGCCCGGACGGGGGCGCCGCCGCACGCGTTCCTTGTCGAGCTGCGCGTGGGCGCCGCCCGGCGGCTGCTCGCGACTACGGACCTCGACGTCGCGGAGGTCGCGGCCGCGTGCGGCTTCGCGCGCCCGACCCACTTCGCGACCGCGTTCGCGCGGCGGGCCGGCGTGTCGCCGACGGCGTTCCGGCGTCGGGCGCGGGGCTGA